The following proteins are encoded in a genomic region of Mycobacterium sp. 155:
- a CDS encoding DUF885 domain-containing protein — protein MVRAQTEVDTVAERYLQRYAQLDPCAATELGIKGHDAEITDYSPDGVAARAEAARSALRELAGTTPVDDVDVVTVAALTERLGVIIELHDAGLDLGELNVIASPLQAMRDVFDLMAVDTVDDWSLISRRLAQVPDRVDGYALALRTAAGNGHAPAGRQVTRGIDQATRIGQLFIDMVSRAVPENPVLHRELRARAEAAAAAYRRLATTLRDDVAPHARRQDACGRDAYRLLSRSFLGAEVDLDETYTWGIELLEAIVAEQVSIAQQLYPGATVAETLRRLDDEPRYVLTGTDALQAWMQDLSDRAVDSLAGTHFDIAEPLRRLECRIAPTQTGGIYYTGPSEDFSRPGRMWWSVPPGVEQFHTWQETTTVFHEGVPGHHLQIGRAVVLADQLNRWRRLGCWVSGHGEGWALYAERLMAELGWLSDAGNRMGMLDAQRFRAARVVIDIGVHCGMKAPDGAVWDAERAWNFLTSHSAMAPENLQFELDRYLGWPGQAPSYAIGQRIWQQLRDDALQAGASLKQFHSRALDLGGLPLDVLRSALSTT, from the coding sequence TTGGTTAGGGCACAGACCGAGGTAGACACCGTCGCGGAGCGCTACCTCCAGAGATACGCACAGCTGGATCCCTGCGCGGCAACCGAATTGGGCATCAAAGGCCACGATGCCGAGATCACCGACTACTCTCCCGACGGCGTGGCCGCGCGCGCCGAAGCGGCCCGGTCCGCACTGCGGGAACTCGCTGGGACCACCCCGGTCGACGATGTCGACGTGGTGACCGTCGCGGCCCTGACCGAACGACTCGGCGTGATCATCGAACTGCACGACGCCGGGCTGGATCTGGGTGAGCTGAACGTGATCGCCTCGCCGTTGCAGGCCATGCGCGACGTGTTCGATCTGATGGCCGTCGACACCGTGGACGACTGGTCGTTGATCTCGCGGCGCCTGGCCCAGGTTCCGGATCGCGTCGACGGTTACGCCCTCGCCCTGCGGACCGCGGCAGGCAACGGACATGCCCCGGCCGGCCGCCAAGTCACCCGCGGTATCGATCAGGCCACACGGATCGGGCAGTTGTTCATCGACATGGTCTCCCGGGCCGTCCCGGAAAACCCGGTGCTGCACCGTGAGTTACGCGCCCGGGCCGAGGCAGCCGCCGCGGCGTACCGACGGCTGGCGACCACGCTGCGAGACGATGTCGCCCCGCATGCCCGCCGGCAGGACGCCTGTGGCCGCGATGCCTACCGGCTGCTCTCCCGCTCGTTTCTCGGCGCCGAAGTCGACCTCGACGAAACCTACACGTGGGGCATCGAGCTTCTGGAAGCGATTGTGGCCGAACAGGTGTCGATCGCACAGCAGCTCTACCCCGGCGCCACCGTGGCCGAGACCCTGCGCCGCCTCGACGACGAGCCGCGCTATGTGCTCACCGGCACCGATGCGCTGCAGGCCTGGATGCAGGATCTGTCCGATCGCGCGGTGGACTCGTTGGCCGGCACGCACTTCGACATCGCCGAGCCGCTGCGCAGGCTGGAGTGCCGGATCGCGCCGACCCAGACCGGCGGCATCTACTACACCGGCCCGTCGGAGGATTTCAGCAGGCCGGGCCGGATGTGGTGGTCGGTGCCACCCGGTGTCGAGCAGTTCCACACCTGGCAAGAGACCACTACCGTCTTCCACGAAGGTGTTCCTGGGCACCATCTGCAGATCGGCCGGGCCGTGGTGTTGGCCGACCAGCTCAATCGATGGCGCCGGCTGGGGTGCTGGGTGTCGGGACACGGTGAGGGCTGGGCCCTATACGCCGAACGGTTGATGGCCGAGCTGGGCTGGCTCAGCGACGCCGGCAACCGCATGGGCATGCTTGACGCGCAACGGTTTCGGGCCGCCCGGGTGGTAATCGACATCGGAGTCCACTGCGGCATGAAAGCACCCGACGGAGCAGTCTGGGATGCCGAGCGGGCGTGGAACTTCCTCACCTCACATTCGGCCATGGCCCCGGAGAATCTGCAGTTCGAGCTGGACCGGTACCTGGGCTGGCCGGGGCAGGCCCCGTCGTACGCCATCGGCCAACGGATCTGGCAACAGCTGCGCGACGACGCGCTACAAGCCGGGGCGTCGTTGAAACAGTTTCACAGCCGCGCGCTGGATCTCGGCGGTCTGCCGCTCGATGTGCTGCGGTCGGCGTTGTCGACGACATGA
- a CDS encoding neutral zinc metallopeptidase codes for MTFNEGMQIDTSTTSTGGGGRGPGRGLAIGGGLGGLLVVVVALFLGIDPGTIMPEQQQIDAGGAQAQGIDLSHCKTGADANKYVECRVVATGNSVDGVWSQLLKGYTRPHMKLFKDQVNTGCGPATTAVGPFYCPVDQTAYFDTGFFQVLVDQFGSSGGPLAQEYVVAHEYGHHVQNLLGVLGRAQQDPQGATGAGVRTELQADCYAGVWAHYASITKQESTGVPYLEPLSDKDIADALSAAQSVGDDRIQKAATGRVNPETWTHGSSAERQKWFTVGYQTGDPKKCDTFAAANLG; via the coding sequence ATGACCTTCAACGAGGGTATGCAGATCGACACGAGCACCACGTCGACCGGCGGCGGAGGCCGCGGCCCCGGTCGTGGACTGGCCATCGGCGGTGGCCTCGGCGGCCTGCTGGTGGTCGTGGTCGCGCTGTTCCTCGGTATCGATCCCGGCACGATCATGCCGGAGCAACAGCAAATCGACGCCGGGGGCGCCCAGGCTCAAGGTATCGACCTGAGTCACTGCAAGACCGGCGCCGACGCCAACAAGTACGTGGAGTGCCGCGTGGTGGCCACCGGTAACTCGGTGGACGGGGTCTGGTCGCAACTGCTCAAGGGCTACACCCGGCCGCACATGAAGCTGTTCAAGGATCAGGTGAACACCGGGTGCGGTCCGGCCACCACAGCGGTCGGCCCGTTCTACTGCCCCGTGGACCAGACTGCCTACTTCGACACCGGGTTCTTCCAGGTACTCGTCGACCAATTCGGTTCCAGCGGCGGGCCATTGGCACAGGAATACGTGGTGGCCCACGAGTACGGGCATCACGTGCAGAATCTGCTGGGTGTGTTGGGCCGAGCCCAGCAGGACCCGCAAGGCGCGACCGGTGCAGGCGTGCGCACTGAACTTCAGGCCGACTGCTACGCCGGCGTGTGGGCGCACTACGCGTCGATCACCAAACAGGAGAGCACAGGGGTGCCGTACCTGGAACCGTTGAGCGACAAGGACATCGCCGATGCTCTGTCGGCCGCCCAGTCGGTCGGTGACGACCGGATCCAGAAGGCGGCGACCGGCCGGGTCAACCCGGAGACGTGGACTCATGGCTCTTCGGCGGAGCGGCAAAAGTGGTTCACCGTCGGCTACCAGACCGGCGACCCCAAGAAGTGCGACACGTTCGCCGCAGCCAACCTTGGTTAG
- a CDS encoding pentapeptide repeat-containing protein has protein sequence MIRETICTALRQHLLHDAVPNWSHCTLNFAGARFHNLNLSGVKITSADFTGAVFTGTTLFEGAVFVAEVADAIKFDHTRFVAAGRSSRTSFCRTGFDANSVDGISFAHARFSADRGGSIDFDTFSIHSFWEAGVSFQGAHFCAADFARINFRDGLITTDRTKNRFRHRDRGSEGISFESAIFTAERGGLIAFERIDFSARAANISFAGSRFAAVTPNSGIVFLGVGWNTDNDGIIDFMTASFEGDGAIAFLDPPRWVGVRFPWDADPATMPPVVSPRQWPPASR, from the coding sequence GTGATCCGCGAAACCATTTGCACCGCGCTGCGTCAGCATCTCCTCCACGATGCTGTCCCGAACTGGTCGCATTGCACGCTCAACTTCGCCGGCGCTCGATTTCACAACCTCAACCTGTCGGGCGTCAAAATCACCTCAGCCGACTTCACTGGCGCTGTCTTCACGGGGACAACCCTGTTCGAGGGCGCCGTGTTTGTCGCAGAGGTTGCCGACGCGATCAAGTTTGACCACACCAGATTCGTCGCTGCAGGTCGGTCGAGCCGTACTAGCTTCTGTCGCACGGGATTCGATGCCAATAGCGTCGACGGCATCAGCTTCGCCCACGCCCGGTTCTCCGCGGATCGCGGCGGCAGCATCGACTTCGACACGTTCTCGATCCACTCGTTCTGGGAGGCGGGGGTCTCGTTTCAGGGTGCGCACTTCTGCGCCGCCGACTTCGCCCGTATCAACTTTCGCGATGGCTTGATCACCACTGACCGGACGAAAAACCGCTTCCGACACCGTGATCGAGGGTCGGAGGGTATTTCATTCGAATCCGCCATTTTCACCGCCGAACGTGGCGGCCTCATCGCCTTCGAGCGCATCGATTTCAGCGCTCGAGCAGCCAACATTTCCTTCGCCGGCAGCCGCTTCGCAGCCGTCACCCCCAACAGCGGCATCGTATTCCTCGGCGTCGGATGGAACACCGACAACGACGGGATCATCGACTTCATGACGGCCAGCTTCGAAGGTGACGGAGCTATCGCGTTTCTTGACCCGCCGAGGTGGGTGGGCGTGAGATTCCCGTGGGACGCTGATCCCGCGACGATGCCACCCGTCGTGTCACCGAGGCAATGGCCGCCGGCCAGCCGTTAG
- a CDS encoding Rv2578c family radical SAM protein, which yields MRWDGQGLRVDDGALPGLQRLGFVRSVRTPQFDGITFHEVVCKSALNKIPASSALPFRYTVNGYRGCSHACRYCFARPTHEYLEFDCGVDFDTQVVVKTNVAEVLRRELHRRSWTRETVALGTNTDPYQRAEGRYVLMPGILRALSDSGTPFSILTKGTLLRRDLPLVADAAHNGPGASVAISLAVGDPDLHRDVEPGTPSPQARLALISAVREAGLDCHVMVAPVLPYLTDSVEHLDMLLGRIAAAGATGATVFGLHLRGSTRGWFLQWLHRSYPELVGEYQRLYRRGAYLPQDYRNALRIRVAPLLARYGLAGRPLTASAGAVPETTAPAHPTLF from the coding sequence ATGCGCTGGGATGGGCAGGGGTTGCGGGTCGACGACGGCGCACTGCCCGGGCTGCAGCGTCTCGGGTTCGTCCGCAGTGTGCGGACTCCGCAGTTCGACGGCATCACCTTTCACGAAGTCGTGTGCAAGTCGGCGCTGAACAAGATTCCCGCGTCGTCGGCATTGCCGTTTCGCTATACCGTCAACGGCTACCGGGGTTGTTCACACGCCTGTCGGTATTGCTTCGCCCGCCCAACCCATGAGTACCTGGAGTTCGACTGCGGCGTCGATTTCGACACCCAGGTTGTCGTCAAGACCAACGTCGCCGAGGTGCTGCGACGCGAACTGCACCGCAGGTCCTGGACCAGGGAGACCGTCGCACTCGGCACCAACACCGACCCGTATCAGCGGGCCGAAGGCCGATACGTGCTGATGCCGGGAATCCTTCGCGCGCTGTCTGATTCCGGAACGCCCTTCTCGATCTTGACGAAGGGAACGCTCTTGCGCCGCGACCTGCCGCTCGTCGCTGACGCCGCGCACAACGGGCCGGGGGCGAGCGTAGCCATCTCGCTGGCGGTGGGTGATCCGGATCTGCATCGTGATGTCGAACCCGGTACACCGTCGCCGCAGGCGCGGCTGGCGCTGATCTCGGCGGTGCGCGAGGCGGGGCTGGACTGCCACGTCATGGTCGCGCCGGTGCTGCCGTACCTGACCGATTCGGTCGAACATCTCGACATGCTGCTCGGCCGGATCGCGGCGGCGGGCGCGACGGGGGCCACGGTGTTCGGGCTGCATCTGAGGGGATCGACACGCGGCTGGTTCCTTCAGTGGCTTCACCGCTCGTATCCCGAACTCGTCGGCGAATACCAGCGGTTGTACCGGCGCGGGGCCTACTTGCCGCAGGACTACCGCAACGCGCTTCGTATCAGGGTGGCGCCGCTGCTCGCCCGGTACGGGCTGGCGGGGCGACCGCTTACGGCGAGCGCCGGTGCCGTCCCCGAAACCACCGCACCGGCGCATCCCACCCTGTTTTAG
- the aspS gene encoding aspartate--tRNA ligase — MLRTHAAGSLRPADAGQTVTLAGWVARRRDHGGVIFIDLRDASGASQVVFREGDVLAAAHRLRAEFCIAVTGVVEVRPEGNENAEISTGQIEVNATSLTVLGESAPLPFQLDETAGEEARLRYRYLDLRREGPGHAIRLRSKVNAAARGVLAEHDFVEIETPTLTRSTPEGARDFLVPARLQPGSFYALPQSPQLFKQLLMVAGMERYYQIARCYRDEDFRADRQPEFTQLDMEMSFVEADDVIAISEEVLRAVWSTIGYDLPLPLPRISHAEAMRRFGSDKPDLRFGVELVECTEYFKDTTFRVFQAPYVGAVVMPGGASQPRRTLDGWQEFAKQRGHKGLAYVLVAEDGTLGGPVAKNLTDAERDGLTAHVGANPGDCIFFAAGPAKGARALLGATRVEIAKRLDLIDPTAWAFTWVVDFPMFETSDEATASGDVAVGSGAWTAVHHAFTAPKPESEGTFDTDPGNALSDAYDIVCNGNEIGGGSIRIHRRDLQERVFAMMGISHDEAQDKFGFLLDAFTFGAPPHGGIAFGWDRITALLAGVDSIREVIAFPKSGGGVDPLTAAPAPITAQQRKESGIDAKPEKPDNA, encoded by the coding sequence GTGCTGCGCACTCATGCCGCCGGTTCGTTGCGGCCCGCCGATGCCGGTCAGACGGTGACGTTGGCGGGTTGGGTCGCGCGTCGCCGCGACCACGGCGGCGTGATCTTCATCGACCTGCGGGACGCGTCGGGCGCGTCGCAGGTGGTGTTCCGCGAAGGTGACGTGCTCGCCGCCGCGCACCGGCTGCGCGCCGAGTTCTGTATCGCCGTCACCGGCGTCGTCGAGGTCCGGCCGGAGGGCAATGAGAACGCCGAGATCTCGACTGGTCAGATCGAGGTCAACGCCACATCGTTGACCGTGCTGGGGGAGAGCGCGCCGCTACCGTTCCAGCTCGACGAGACCGCGGGCGAGGAGGCCCGGCTGCGCTACCGCTACCTTGATCTGCGCCGTGAAGGCCCGGGTCACGCAATTCGGTTGCGCTCGAAGGTGAATGCGGCTGCCCGTGGTGTGCTGGCCGAGCACGACTTCGTGGAGATCGAGACCCCGACGCTGACGCGCTCGACGCCGGAGGGGGCCCGTGACTTCCTGGTACCCGCGCGGCTGCAGCCCGGCTCGTTCTACGCGCTGCCGCAGAGCCCGCAGCTGTTCAAGCAGTTGCTTATGGTCGCGGGGATGGAGCGGTACTACCAGATCGCCCGGTGTTACCGCGACGAGGACTTCCGCGCGGACCGTCAACCCGAGTTCACCCAGCTCGACATGGAGATGAGCTTCGTCGAGGCCGACGACGTCATCGCCATCTCCGAAGAAGTCCTGCGCGCGGTGTGGTCCACGATCGGCTACGACCTGCCCCTGCCGCTACCGCGGATCAGCCACGCCGAGGCCATGCGCCGGTTCGGCTCGGACAAGCCCGACCTGCGGTTCGGCGTGGAACTTGTCGAGTGCACCGAGTACTTCAAAGACACCACGTTCCGGGTGTTCCAGGCGCCGTACGTGGGCGCTGTGGTCATGCCCGGCGGCGCCTCGCAGCCTCGGCGCACACTGGACGGCTGGCAGGAATTCGCCAAGCAACGCGGTCACAAGGGACTGGCTTACGTCCTGGTGGCCGAGGACGGCACCTTGGGCGGGCCGGTCGCCAAGAATCTCACCGACGCCGAGCGGGACGGGCTGACCGCGCACGTCGGCGCCAATCCCGGCGACTGCATCTTCTTCGCCGCGGGTCCGGCCAAGGGCGCCCGGGCACTGCTCGGCGCCACCCGGGTCGAGATCGCCAAGCGACTCGACCTCATCGACCCGACCGCCTGGGCGTTCACCTGGGTGGTGGACTTTCCGATGTTCGAGACCTCCGACGAGGCGACGGCCTCGGGCGACGTCGCGGTGGGTTCGGGCGCCTGGACGGCGGTGCACCATGCCTTCACCGCGCCGAAGCCTGAATCGGAGGGCACGTTCGACACCGATCCCGGCAACGCGTTGTCCGATGCCTACGACATCGTCTGCAACGGTAACGAGATCGGCGGCGGCTCGATCCGTATCCACCGTCGCGACCTTCAAGAGCGGGTGTTCGCGATGATGGGCATCAGCCACGATGAAGCGCAGGACAAATTCGGATTCCTGTTGGACGCGTTCACCTTCGGTGCGCCACCTCACGGCGGCATCGCGTTCGGCTGGGACCGCATCACGGCACTGCTCGCCGGCGTCGACTCGATCCGCGAGGTCATCGCGTTTCCCAAGTCGGGTGGCGGCGTGGACCCGCTGACCGCCGCGCCGGCACCGATCACCGCACAGCAGCGTAAGGAATCCGGAATAGACGCCAAACCGGAGAAACCCGACAACGCATGA
- a CDS encoding oxidoreductase, translating to MNVSVAVIGPGAIGSAVAAHLHTAGHQVSVYGRTPRDSIEVRPDGSAPVIVPGPVRTDPDAVSGAVDVVFLAVKDTQNAEAAKWLARLCDANTVVCALQNGVEQVERVGRYCPAGTVVPAAIWVSAETTPQGWVRLRNPLRLVLPDNAAAATIAALFPDGTVELDSEFVNATWHKLLVNAAVGLMVLSGRRSGMFRRDDVAALTREYLAECLAVARAEGATLSDAVINDVVDMLAKSPPDVTTSMLTDRQADRPLEWDIRNGVIRRKAAIHGLATPISNLLVPLLAAASDGPG from the coding sequence GTGAACGTGTCTGTTGCTGTCATCGGTCCCGGCGCCATCGGCTCGGCCGTCGCGGCCCATCTGCACACCGCCGGGCACCAGGTGTCGGTCTACGGCCGCACGCCCCGCGACTCGATCGAAGTCAGACCCGACGGCTCGGCGCCTGTCATCGTGCCTGGCCCGGTGCGTACCGATCCCGACGCGGTATCAGGCGCGGTGGACGTGGTGTTCCTGGCGGTCAAGGACACCCAGAACGCCGAGGCCGCGAAATGGCTGGCCCGGCTGTGCGATGCGAACACTGTGGTGTGTGCGTTGCAGAACGGTGTGGAGCAGGTCGAGCGCGTGGGCCGGTACTGCCCTGCCGGCACTGTGGTGCCCGCGGCGATCTGGGTCTCCGCGGAGACGACGCCGCAGGGCTGGGTGCGGCTGCGCAATCCGCTTCGTTTGGTCTTGCCCGACAATGCCGCCGCAGCCACCATCGCCGCCCTGTTCCCGGACGGCACCGTCGAATTGGATTCCGAATTCGTCAACGCGACGTGGCACAAACTGCTGGTCAACGCTGCGGTCGGACTCATGGTGCTGTCCGGCCGACGCTCGGGCATGTTCCGTCGCGACGACGTCGCTGCCCTGACCCGGGAGTACCTCGCCGAATGCCTTGCCGTCGCCCGGGCCGAGGGCGCGACCCTGTCCGACGCCGTGATCAATGACGTGGTCGACATGCTCGCCAAATCCCCGCCGGACGTCACCACGTCGATGTTGACCGATCGACAGGCGGACCGACCGCTGGAGTGGGACATCCGTAATGGCGTGATCCGCCGCAAGGCCGCCATCCATGGCCTGGCCACCCCGATCAGCAACTTGTTGGTGCCCCTACTAGCGGCGGCCAGCGACGGACCTGGCTGA
- a CDS encoding multicopper oxidase family protein, whose product MVSRRGRQFSRRAVLLGGAAGVLGLTSSLASRPAGADEPPFFPSTALDQPNLPNLRFQGFHSPRNIRPFIDELPILPRRQLGGRIVAAEALHEFHSDMPPAPSWGYDGVSHLGPIIEVQRGEVAKTTFVNDLGPHILSDYIDPSLHGVSADDATRPPIVVHLHGAPNSPVDDGYPTAVIRPGESIDYQFNNELESATLWYHDHAMGITRLNVYAGLAAPYWVRDEFDTGKEDNPLGLPAGDYEVPLIVSDKVFTRDGRLRYDSIRTQLLRNHWGGGLAGDVMVVNGKAWPNLNVDRGVYRIRLTSASSVSDYRIAFSNNMPFWVIGSDGGLLDQPVEVLALDVVSAERYDLLVDFSGFEPGDAVEMINIAQIAWIGQLGGSAQVRNIMRFSATEKVGQYTEIPRDLRGGRRQPKRLPALAAATEPPVTHTLNVNLNREGEWLARINMNIDNLAFDSSCVDIARQGGVEQWNLVNADVTLQTHAIHVHLAQFRVIGRQNFDRRQFAHDLDSPGHIGDGRWAPSAEDYVHGPMEEPAPYERGWKDTVRCPRGQITRVLIRWPTADELGFDPDAPFEAPDGTPLQGYVWHCHMLDHEDNEMMRRIRFVAPTLPDSDLPTCDMSDSDMPMSGHGHHMG is encoded by the coding sequence GTGGTTTCGCGACGAGGACGCCAGTTCAGCAGGCGGGCGGTACTGCTCGGCGGCGCTGCCGGTGTCCTGGGGCTGACGAGTTCGCTGGCATCGCGGCCAGCGGGTGCCGACGAACCCCCCTTCTTCCCGTCGACAGCACTCGACCAGCCGAATCTGCCCAACTTGAGATTTCAGGGCTTCCATTCGCCGCGGAACATCCGTCCCTTTATCGACGAGCTGCCGATCCTGCCGCGCCGGCAGCTCGGCGGTCGGATCGTCGCCGCGGAGGCCTTGCACGAATTTCACAGTGATATGCCGCCGGCCCCGAGTTGGGGATACGACGGCGTGAGCCACCTCGGTCCCATCATCGAGGTGCAACGTGGCGAAGTCGCGAAGACCACGTTCGTCAACGATCTCGGCCCTCACATCCTCTCCGACTACATCGACCCCTCGTTACACGGAGTCAGCGCCGATGACGCGACCCGCCCGCCGATAGTCGTGCACCTGCACGGCGCACCGAACTCACCTGTCGATGATGGCTATCCGACCGCCGTGATCCGCCCGGGCGAAAGCATCGACTACCAATTCAACAACGAACTGGAATCCGCCACGCTGTGGTATCACGACCATGCCATGGGGATCACCCGGCTGAACGTCTATGCCGGCCTCGCGGCACCGTACTGGGTCCGCGATGAATTCGACACCGGCAAGGAGGACAATCCGCTAGGCCTGCCGGCAGGTGACTACGAGGTGCCCCTGATCGTCTCCGACAAGGTGTTCACCCGCGACGGACGGCTGCGCTACGACAGCATCCGCACCCAGCTTCTCCGAAATCATTGGGGCGGCGGTCTTGCCGGAGACGTGATGGTCGTGAACGGCAAGGCGTGGCCGAATCTGAATGTGGACCGAGGGGTTTATCGGATCCGGCTCACGTCGGCTTCGTCGGTGAGCGACTACCGGATCGCGTTCTCGAACAACATGCCGTTCTGGGTCATCGGCAGTGACGGCGGGTTGCTCGACCAGCCCGTCGAAGTCCTCGCACTCGACGTCGTCTCGGCCGAACGCTACGACCTGCTGGTCGACTTCAGCGGCTTCGAACCCGGTGACGCCGTCGAAATGATCAACATCGCGCAGATCGCATGGATCGGCCAGCTCGGTGGTAGTGCGCAGGTGCGAAACATCATGAGGTTCAGTGCCACCGAGAAGGTCGGACAGTACACGGAGATCCCGAGGGATCTGCGTGGCGGCCGGCGGCAGCCGAAGCGGCTGCCGGCCTTGGCGGCCGCGACCGAGCCCCCTGTCACCCACACGTTGAACGTCAACCTCAACCGCGAGGGTGAGTGGCTCGCCAGGATAAACATGAACATCGACAACCTGGCATTCGACAGCAGCTGCGTGGATATCGCCCGCCAAGGCGGCGTAGAGCAGTGGAACTTGGTGAACGCCGATGTCACGCTGCAAACTCACGCGATCCACGTTCATCTCGCGCAGTTCCGGGTCATCGGACGGCAGAATTTCGATCGTCGCCAGTTCGCCCACGACCTGGACAGCCCGGGACATATCGGTGATGGCCGGTGGGCGCCGTCAGCCGAGGACTACGTGCACGGTCCTATGGAGGAGCCCGCTCCGTATGAGCGGGGCTGGAAGGACACCGTGCGATGCCCCCGCGGTCAGATCACGCGAGTTCTCATTCGCTGGCCGACCGCCGACGAACTCGGCTTCGACCCGGACGCTCCGTTCGAGGCTCCCGACGGAACTCCGCTGCAGGGTTACGTGTGGCACTGCCACATGCTCGATCACGAGGACAACGAGATGATGCGACGGATTCGGTTCGTCGCTCCGACGCTGCCCGACAGCGACCTGCCCACCTGCGACATGTCCGACTCTGACATGCCGATGTCCGGGCACGGCCATCACATGGGCTAA
- a CDS encoding carboxylesterase/lipase family protein, whose translation MSVVAEHSTIAHTSLGRLRGTVEDGVGVWRGVAYARQPVGARRFLAPQPLSPWTGVHDAVDHGPLPPQGRSFVGGGRDDPKIRDEACLTVTVWSPDTTGSLPVMVWIPGGAFVYGAGQLQLYNGSRLAANGNVVVVNVTYRLGVFGGFELSDLGPGFDDNLCVRDQLAALAWVRDNIAAFGGDPGQVTVFGESAGATSVLALLASPAATGLFARAIAQSPALPLIADRETRARQARRFLAALGVGAEVVKTLPQRQLRRAAGQLQLESAQHTPTLAYGLTYGVDLLPQHPIEAARAGAVGHVPLIIGTNSHEASMFAWGKPPMLPTTEAAIQAFFARTDPSAGPGVLAAYPDFPRRKALIAIGSDVMFGAPTWAFADAYSAHAPTHAYRFDHTTWTLKVLGLGAAHGSEIVHIQHSYGSYLGRKLHPLGRRIQPSVGRRMQRTWLDFATGGCPAREEDEIFPAREEDQVFQDWPQYDTVRRLTRVIRSGRDEMVADPDAVRRAAWAGLY comes from the coding sequence GTGTCCGTCGTCGCGGAACATTCGACCATCGCCCATACTTCGCTGGGGCGGCTCCGCGGCACCGTCGAGGACGGTGTCGGGGTGTGGCGGGGTGTCGCTTACGCCCGGCAACCCGTCGGTGCGCGACGGTTTCTGGCGCCGCAACCGCTGTCACCGTGGACCGGTGTGCACGACGCCGTCGACCACGGGCCGTTGCCGCCGCAAGGCCGTTCATTCGTCGGGGGCGGTCGTGACGACCCCAAGATCCGTGACGAAGCGTGCCTGACCGTCACCGTGTGGTCCCCGGATACGACGGGTTCATTGCCGGTCATGGTGTGGATTCCCGGCGGCGCGTTTGTGTACGGCGCGGGTCAATTGCAGCTCTACAACGGGTCGCGGTTGGCTGCCAACGGCAATGTGGTGGTGGTCAATGTCACCTACCGGCTGGGGGTGTTCGGCGGTTTCGAGCTCAGCGACCTCGGTCCCGGTTTCGACGACAACCTGTGCGTGCGGGATCAACTCGCCGCACTGGCCTGGGTGCGGGACAACATCGCTGCGTTCGGTGGTGACCCCGGGCAGGTGACGGTGTTCGGCGAATCTGCCGGTGCTACGTCGGTACTGGCATTGTTGGCCAGCCCGGCCGCCACGGGATTGTTCGCCCGCGCGATTGCCCAGAGCCCGGCGCTGCCGCTGATCGCCGATCGTGAGACCCGAGCCCGGCAGGCGCGCCGCTTTCTGGCCGCCCTCGGTGTCGGCGCCGAAGTGGTCAAGACCCTGCCGCAACGGCAGTTGCGCCGCGCCGCCGGGCAGCTGCAGCTGGAAAGTGCGCAACACACACCGACATTGGCCTATGGATTGACCTACGGTGTCGACCTGCTGCCGCAGCATCCGATCGAGGCGGCCCGAGCCGGGGCCGTCGGCCACGTGCCGTTGATCATCGGCACCAACAGCCACGAGGCCTCGATGTTCGCGTGGGGCAAGCCGCCGATGCTGCCCACCACCGAAGCGGCCATCCAGGCTTTCTTCGCGCGCACTGATCCGTCCGCCGGACCCGGCGTGCTCGCGGCCTACCCGGACTTTCCGCGCCGCAAGGCGTTGATCGCGATCGGCTCCGATGTCATGTTCGGTGCTCCGACGTGGGCTTTCGCCGACGCTTACAGCGCGCATGCGCCGACGCACGCCTACCGGTTCGATCACACCACCTGGACGCTCAAGGTACTGGGGCTCGGCGCGGCCCACGGCAGCGAGATCGTCCACATCCAACACAGCTACGGCTCATATCTGGGCCGCAAATTGCATCCGCTCGGGCGCCGCATCCAGCCGTCGGTGGGGCGGCGCATGCAACGCACCTGGCTGGATTTCGCCACCGGGGGGTGCCCCGCACGCGAGGAGGACGAGATATTTCCCGCACGCGAGGAGGACCAGGTCTTTCAGGACTGGCCGCAATACGACACCGTGCGCCGACTGACACGGGTGATCCGGTCCGGACGTGACGAGATGGTCGCTGATCCCGACGCGGTCCGACGCGCGGCCTGGGCGGGCCTGTACTAG